From Dermatophagoides farinae isolate YC_2012a chromosome 10, ASM2471394v1, whole genome shotgun sequence, a single genomic window includes:
- the Lar gene encoding tyrosine-protein phosphatase Lar isoform X2 produces MMMIIQPLLNSCCCRCCCCCHSSSSSSSSSIMMVTKSNNDNNHLRTLCMNKRTKRKYHHHHHHHHHHQRRIINNQSFRLTFILQLLFLLQIAIFPTNILARSDGHPSRIITPPKDQYVISGRVATFICSAIGTPPPQIEWRKNGRHLTTQRYSVYSFPNGSVLRIEPVKLNRDNATYECLAENGIGEPVRATAILHVYPEEKIPEGFPSFTLQPNMQGVEKGHNALLPCRAVGDPEPQIYWLRDTIPVDMTNPRYSLYQGASLKILQAQEVDEGPYECVAENKVGTAYSEMASLHVRIRVVPPYFTIPPENIYEIMPHKDLNLTCVASGSPLPEVRWRKGAIEMNKDIIPRGRNVLTLTNVKESDNYTCVATSEHGSIEKTAQVIVRSLPGPPTNVQASDVTPTSVRLAWNYDFGSEDIAYFIIQYKPKNAGQFSEISGITTSFYVINSLTPYTEYEFYIIAVNTIGRGQPSSSITITTGETKLGSYPRNVQARPLSSTTIVVQWEPPEEPNGQVTGYKIYYTLNPNLPINSWDVQSVNSNELTTISDLQAQSIYSIRVQAFTTRGAGPLSPPVQVKTQQGVPSQPLNLLATSISATSVQLTWNKPSHTGESIIGYEIYWNDTFTNQEYKRAVPVVETYKLTDLYPDTLYYIWIAAKSRRGEGAATPPIPVKTDQYVPGEPRDVKVMAINSSSVQVRWIHPEDSEHNGLIRGYQIHVQEIDRLGEPTGEQLRFDVADGLAQEFNVTSLQPDTEYSVQVAAVTRKGDGTRSRAVNVKTAGGVPTKPEIFISFLKDDPRMSVKVYWTRPNQTFSQLLEYKLRYGRVDDTVRDEVIMPATETLKIIENLERGTRYEFRLSGRNSVGWGQESVTYLDTPEGVPSAPPQNITDRLQSPTTVVFTWDPPAYQQQNGKITGYGIHFHKLIDVTPTEYNTTNLRMVFSSLDENTEYKFRARAYTSKGAGPWSDVLQIMTPGDAPPAPTSVQALATSETSVEVWWDEMPFFNDILGYTVLYTQIAVEDLDLWFRRELSLTWSAELTGLEPKTMYAIRVAAYTRNGLGRLSELITVRTDPTEVPLNLQSTEVTTHTMTLTWKPPRKLDPVKYQITYGANKEFYDSQGVLQRLKIEPKTIFESSDTNEYKLIKLMPFTTYQVNVTAIASDDGHVYRPAAKIIVTTAMAAPKPMVKPDTIESKNKQLITVILPQASEEFGLISHYYLVVVPKEFADKEPDLYTIEELSSTPIDKVGPYIAAKWMRRSIPNTFSLGDGQKYNGFINRKLQKNVEYRIFVRAVVDTPQKSLFTSSPFSDLLSLENNMNFMSHEPTRVHITSATYDPKGVPIMGRTGDKSGPILVLSIVLAIMVVVMSIIACIVKHRRQVIKSTLNDTSMKQLIATVEPQDHMIHPSDPVELRRLNYQTSAMRDHPPIPITELENHIELLKENENQKFSHEYESIDPGQQFTWENSNLPVNKSKNRYANVIAYDHSRVVLQPIPGVPGSDYINANYCDAYRKPNSYIATQGPLPETFGDFWRMVWEQNSLSIVMMTKLEERTRIKCDQYWPSKGTEKYGEIEVTLINYEELATYCIRTFTLKRVGTFDLPREVRQFQFTAWPDHGVPRHPTPFLMFLRRVKSMNPPDAGPLIIHCSAGVGRSGCYIVIDSMLDRIKCEDSIDIYGHVTCLRAQRNYMVQTEDQYIFIYDAVLEAVIAGNTEVVSRDLYKQFQYLMQLVPGENCTTMELEFQKIATMRPNNDENKFISANLVCNKHKNRLMNILPYESTRVFLQPIRGVEGSDYINANFIDGYKYRNAYVATQGPLMETTDDFWRMIWEHNSNIIVTLTQTQEMGREKCHEYWPSERSQRYSYFVVEPITEYNIPQYILREFKITDARDGQSRMIRQFHYVDWPEQGVPKSGEGFIEFITQVHKTKEQFGHEGPITVHCSAGVGRTGVFITLSIVLERLQNEDVLDLFQTVRTLRTQRPGMVQTEDQYQFCYRAILEYISTFDMAA; encoded by the exons atgatgatgatcatacaACCATTGCTgaatagttgttgttgtcgttgttgttgttgttgccattcatcatcatcatcatcatcatcatcgataatgatggtaacaaaatcaaataatgataataatcatctaaGAACATTGTGTATGAATAAAAGAACAAAACGGAaatatcaccatcaccatcatcatcatcatcatcatcaacgacgaataatcaataatcaatcatttcgaTTGACATTTatattacaattattatttctattaCAAATTGCAATATTTCCAACAAATATTTTGGCTCGTTCTGATG GACATCCATCAAGGATAATAACACCACCAAAAGATCAATACGTTATATCTGGTCGTGTTGCAACATTCATCTGTTCGGCAATTGgtacaccaccaccacagaTTGAATGGCGTAAAAATGGTCGCCATCTTACTACACAACGTTATtctgtttattcatttccaAATGGATCCGTGTTACGTATCGAACCAGTTAAattg AATCGAGATAATGCAACATATGAATGTTTAGCTGAAAATGGTATCGGTGAACCGGTCCGTGCAACAGCAATACTTCATGTTTATCCTG AGGAAAAAATACCGGAAGGATTTCCATCGTTTACATTACAGCCAAATATGCAAGGTGTTGAAAAAGGCCATAATGCATTATTACCATGTCGTGCAGTTGGCGATCCAGAACCACAAATATATTGGCTACGTGATACAATACCAGTGGATATGACCAATCCACGTTATTCACTATATCAAGGAg catcattgaaaattttacaagCTCAAGAAGTAGATGAAG GTCCGTATGAATGTGTTGCTGAAAATAAAGTCGGTACTGCTTATTCGGAAATGGCTTCACTTCATGTTCGAA TTCGTGTTGTACCACCATATTTTACGATACCACCGGAAAATATCTATGAAATAATGCCACATAAAGATCTTAATCTAACTTGTGTTGCATCCGGTTCACCATTGCCCGAAGTACGATGGCGTAAAGGTgccattgaaatgaataaagataTAATACCACGTGGCCGTAATGTACTTACATTAACAAATGTAAAAGAATCAGATAATTATACTTGTGTGGCAACATCGGAACATGGATCGATAGAAAAAACGGCACAAGTTATTGTTCGATCATTGCCAGGACCACCTACCAATGTACAAGCATCGGATGTAACACCAACATCTGTTCGTCTTGCATGGAATTATGATTTTGGTTCCGAAGATATTGCCTATTTTATTATACAatataaaccaaaaaatgcTGGACAATTTTCTGAAATCAGTGGCATAACCACATCATTCTATGTAATCAATTCATTAACACCATATACTGAATATGAATTCTATATCATTGCTGTCAATACGATTGGTCGTGgccaaccatcatcatcgattacgATCACAACAGGCGAAACAA aACTAGGATCATATCCACGAAATGTTCAAGCAcggccattatcatcgacaacCATTGTGGTACAATGGGAACCACCCGAAGAGCCTAATGGCCAAGTGACTGGttataaaatttattatacATTAAATCCAAATCTTCCTATCAATTCATGGGATGTACAATCGGTTAATAGTAATGAGCTTACAACAATATCCGATCTACAAGCACAATCGATTTATTCGATACGTGTACAGGCATTTACAACACGTGGTGCTGGACCATTATCACCACCGGTTCAAGTTAAAACACAACAAGGTGTACCTAGTCAACCATTAAATCTATTGGCCACATCAATATCGGCAACATCCGTACAATTAACATGGAATAAACCAAGTCATACTGGTGAATCGATTATTGGTTATGAAATATATTGGAACGATACATTCACCAATCAAGAATATAAACGTGCCGTTCCTGTAGTGGAAACATATAAACTAACCGATTTATATCCAGATACATTGTATTATATTTGGATTGCTGCCAAATCACGTCGTGGTGAAGGTGCTGCAACACCTCCGATTCCTGTGAAAACTGATCAATATG ttccGGGTGAACCACGCGATGTAAAAGTAATGGCAATCAATTCTTCATCCGTACAAGTTCGATGGATACATCCGGAAGATTCTGAACATAATGGCCTGATTCGTGGCTATCAAATTCATGTACAAGAAATTGATAGGCTTGGTGAACCTACTGGTGAACAATTACGTTTTGATGTTGCCGACGGTTTGGCACAAGAATTTAATGTTACATCATTACAACCGGATACCGAATATTCGGTTCAAGTTGCAGCTGTAACAAGAAAAGGCGATGGAACTCGTAGCCGTGCTGTCAATGTTAAAACTGCCGGCGGTGTTCCAACCAAACCGGAAATATTTATCAGTTTTCTAAAAGATGATCCACGAATGTCTGTAAAAGTTTATTGGACTAGACCGAATCAAACATTTAGTCAATTATTGGAATATAAACTTCGTTATGGACGTGTTGATGATACGGTCAGAGACGAAGTGATAATGCCAGCTACTGAAACATTAaagattattgaaaatttggaACGTGGCACACGTTATGAATTTAGATTAAGTGGACGTAATTCAGTAGGCTGGGGCCAAGAATCTGTTACATATTTGGATACACCAGAAGGAGTTCCATCGGCTCCACCACAGAACATAACCGATCGTTTACAATCGCCAACTACTGTTGTGTTTACGTGGGATCCACCCGCctatcaacaacagaatggAAAGATTACTGGTTAtggaattcattttcacaaGTTAATAGATGTCACTCCAACCGAATACAATACTACTAACCTTCGAATGGTGTTCAGTTCGTTGGACGAGAATACTGAATATAAATTCAG AGCTCGTGCGTATACATCTAAAGGTGCTGGACCATGGTCAGATGTATTGCAGATAATGACACCTGGAGATGCACCACCAGCACCAACCAGTGTACAAGCATTAGCAACATCAGAAACATCGGTCGAAGTTTGGTGGGATGAAATgccatttttcaatgatattcTTGGCTATACTGTTTTATATACACAAATCGCTGTCGAAGATCTTGATCTTTGGTTTCGTCGTGAACTATCATTAACATGGTCGGCTGAACTTACCGGATTAGAACCGAAAACAATGTACGCTATTCGTGTGGCAGCTTACACTAGAAATGGTTTAGGTCGATTATCAGAATTGATTACCGTTCGTACGGATCCAACCGAAGTTCCATTGAATCTTCAATCAACCGAAGTTACAACTCATACAATGACTTTGACTTGGAAACCACCAAGAAAATTGGATCCTGTCAAATATCAGATAACCTATGGTGCAAACAAAGAATTCTATGACAGTCAAGGAGTATTACAACGTTTAAAGATCGAACCGAAAACCATTTTTGAATCTTCAGATacgaatgaatataaattgatcaaattgatgcCATTTACAACATATCAAGTAAACGTGACAGCTATCGCTTCGGATGATGGTCATGTATATAGGCCGGCAGCTAAAATTATCGTAACGACTGCAATGGCCGCACCAAAACCTATGGTAAAACCGGAtacaattgaatcgaaaaataaaCAGCTGATCACAGTGATTCTACCACAAGCATCGGAAGAATTTGGCCTAAtctctcattattatttggttgTTGTGCCAAAAGAATTCGCTGATAAAGAACCTGATTTATATACGATCGAAGAGTTGAGCTCAACACCTATAGACAAGGTTGGACCTTATATTGCTGCCAAATGGATGCGACGTTCGATTCCGAATACATTCTCATTGGGTGATGGCCAAAAATATAATGGATTTATTAATCgtaaattgcaaaaaaatgttgaatatcGTATCTTTGTTCGTGCTGTTGTGGATACACCACAAAAGAGTTTGTTTACAAGTTCACCATTTTCCGATCTACTAAGTTTAGAAaataatatgaattttatgaGCCATGAACCAACTCGTGTACATATTACCAGTGCAACATATGATCCAAAAGGCGTTCCAATAATGGGCAGAACTGGTGATAAATCTGGCCCGATCCTCGTTCTATCCATTGTATTGGCCAtcatggtggtggtcatGTCGATTATAGCTTGTATCGTTAAACATCGACGACAAGTTATCAAATCAACTCTAAATGATACGtcaatgaaacaattgattgCCACAGTAGAACCACAAGATCATATGATTCATCCATCAGATCCTGTGGAATTACGAAGattaaattatcaaacaTCAGCAATGCGTGATCATCCTCCGATTCCGATTACTGAACTTGAAAATCATATTGAACTGTTgaaagagaatgaaaatcaaaaattttcacacgaatatgaatcaatcgatccTGGTCAACAATTTACATGGGAAAATTCTAATCTTCCAgtgaataaatcaaaaaatcgtTATGCTAATGTCATTGCTTATGATCATAGTCGTGTTGTATTGCAACCAATACCGGGTGTACCCGGTTCTGATTATATTAATGCAAATTATTGCGATGCATATCGTAAACCGAATTCCTATATTGCTACACAAGGCCCATTACCCGAAACATTTGGTGATTTTTGGCGTATGGTATGGGAACAGAATAGTTTATccattgtgatgatgactaAACTGGAAGAAAGAACTAGAATTAAATGTGACCAATATTGGCCTTCAAAAGGTACGGAAAAATATGGTGAAATTGAAGTCACGTTGATCAATTACGAAGAATTGGCCACCTATTGTATACGGACATTCACATTGAAACGTGTTGGTACGTTTGATCTCCCGCGTGAAGTAcgtcaatttcaattcaccGCATGGCCTGATCATGGTGTACCAAGACATCCGACACCTTTTCTAATGTTTTTACGACGTgttaaatcaatgaatccaCCTGATGCTGGCCCAttaattattcattgttCGGCTGGTGTTGGTCGTAGTGGATGTTATATCGTAATCGATTCAATGTTGGATCGTATTAAATGTGAAGATTCAATCGATATCTATGGTCATGTTACATGTTTACGTGCACAACGTAATTATATGGTACAGACCGAAgatcaatatattttcatCTATGATGCTGTTCTTGAAGCCGTTATAGCCGGCAATACTGAAGTTGTTTCAAGAGATTTAtataaacaatttcaatatttaatgCAATTGGTACCTGGTGAAAATTGTACGACTATGGAAttagaatttcaaaaaattgcTACAATGCgtccaaataatgatgagaataaatTTATAAGCGCAAATCTTGTTTGtaataaacataaaaatcGTCTTATGAACATATTGCCATATGAATCGACCAGAGTATTTTTACAACCAATTCGTGGTGTTGAAGGATCGGATTATATAAATgcaaattttattgatggCTATAAATATCGTAATGCTTATGTTGCTACACAAGGTCCATTAATGGAAACTACCGATGATTTTTGGCGTATGATTTGGGAACATAATTCAAACATTATTGTTACATtaacacaaacacaagaaATGGGCCGAGAAAAATGTCATGAATATTGGCCAAGTGAACGTTCACAACGatattcatattttgttgttgaaccaATTACCGAATATAATATACCGCAATATATACTTCGTGAATTTAAAATAACCGATGCTCGg GATGGCCAATCTCGTATGATTAGACAATTCCATTATGTTGATTGGCCAGAACAAGGTGTACCAAAATCTGGTGAAggtttcattgaattcattacaCAAGTacataaaacaaaagaaCAATTTGGACATGAGGGCCCGATTACGGTCCATTGCAg TGCCGGTGTCGGTCGTACAGGAGTATTCATTACATTAAGTATTGTACTTGAACGTTTACAAAATGAAGATGTTCTTGATCTATTTCAAACGGTTCGTACATTACGTACACAAAGACCGGGAATGGTGCAGACTGAAGATCAATATCAATTCTGTTATCGAGCTATACTTGAATATATAAGCACATTCGATATGGCTGCTtaa